A genomic window from Rhodococcus sp. KBS0724 includes:
- a CDS encoding TetR/AcrR family transcriptional regulator has protein sequence MVSKREQNKRDTNDRLLSASRVLFSAQGFASTTVEDIAERAEVSRATFFNYFQGKDAVLEALHSDHLDQLASMVDKLMGTPISTTDRIVKLFEDFALQSVKHPRYLRMVTTELERDFAASGAGASHDKRFHVELLRIVAAGLEAGEVRTDYPPLFLAQMIGGVYGTLVRFWRQDAEFDVLVEFDRGARFVAESIAVR, from the coding sequence ATGGTTTCCAAACGTGAACAGAACAAGCGTGACACCAACGATCGGTTGCTGTCCGCCTCTCGTGTTCTCTTCTCGGCACAAGGATTTGCCAGCACTACCGTCGAAGATATCGCTGAGCGGGCAGAAGTTTCGCGGGCCACGTTCTTCAACTATTTCCAGGGCAAGGATGCGGTTCTCGAAGCGCTGCACAGTGACCATCTGGATCAGCTTGCGTCGATGGTGGACAAGCTGATGGGGACACCGATATCCACGACGGACCGAATCGTCAAACTTTTCGAGGATTTTGCACTGCAGTCGGTGAAGCATCCACGCTATTTACGTATGGTGACAACGGAATTGGAACGCGACTTTGCCGCGTCCGGTGCGGGAGCCTCCCACGACAAGCGGTTTCACGTGGAACTGCTGCGCATTGTCGCTGCCGGTCTCGAGGCCGGTGAGGTTCGAACCGACTATCCACCGTTGTTCCTGGCGCAGATGATCGGTGGCGTCTACGGCACGCTGGTCAGATTCTGGCGTCAAGATGCCGAATTCGACGTGCTTGTCGAATTCGACCGTGGCGCAAGGTTTGTCGCGGAAAGCATCGCAGTCCGTTAG
- a CDS encoding enoyl-CoA hydratase-related protein, protein MSTVTTERQGKVLIVRIEREERRNAINRETAEGIESALDLLDDDPQLWVGIITGTNTVFSAGTDIRERADLRMPRGGEYGIIRRQRTTPLIAAVEGYALGGGFEIALACDLIVASRTAQFGLPETRRGLVATSGALFRAPRALPLNVARELLITGRTLDPERALNLGVVNSVTEPGKALEEALTMASEICESSPTSVSLTLKSVNALYTEDDSRGWEVTDTARDHILASPDIAEGLDAFASRRVPRWNNVPSA, encoded by the coding sequence ATGTCGACTGTCACCACTGAACGCCAGGGCAAGGTACTCATCGTTCGGATCGAACGCGAAGAACGACGTAACGCGATCAACCGCGAAACTGCCGAAGGCATCGAATCCGCCCTCGATCTCCTCGATGACGATCCGCAGCTGTGGGTCGGCATCATCACCGGCACGAACACTGTCTTCAGCGCCGGCACCGACATCCGTGAGCGCGCCGACCTTCGCATGCCGCGCGGTGGCGAATACGGCATCATCCGGCGGCAACGCACCACACCGTTGATTGCAGCAGTCGAGGGATACGCACTGGGCGGCGGATTCGAAATCGCCTTGGCCTGCGACCTTATTGTTGCCTCTCGCACAGCACAATTCGGCCTTCCCGAGACCCGCCGCGGGTTGGTCGCCACGTCGGGTGCCCTGTTCCGGGCGCCACGCGCCTTACCCCTCAACGTTGCTCGTGAACTGCTGATTACCGGCCGCACACTCGATCCCGAACGCGCTCTGAACCTGGGCGTCGTCAATTCGGTAACCGAACCGGGCAAGGCGCTCGAAGAAGCCCTGACCATGGCGTCGGAAATCTGCGAGTCCTCCCCCACCTCGGTGAGCCTGACCTTGAAGTCGGTGAATGCCCTGTACACAGAAGATGATTCGCGGGGCTGGGAAGTCACCGACACGGCGCGCGATCACATCCTGGCGTCACCGGATATCGCCGAAGGACTCGACGCATTTGCCAGCCGCCGAGTGCCCCGCTGGAACAACGTCCCGAGCGCGTGA
- a CDS encoding OsmC family protein, translating into MTTASVSHLSSVVAANADAIGKDSGKAHVVFKASAQAHDAVASTVTLGKYSVEVDEPPALGGENTAANPVEYYLASLLSCQVVTYRVWADKLGIALDDISARAEGDLDVRGFFGFDDAVRPGFSEVRVVVTLTGPESRERYLELQETVDAHCPVLDLTRNPVPVHTVVETA; encoded by the coding sequence ATGACCACCGCTTCCGTTTCACACCTGAGTTCCGTTGTCGCCGCGAACGCTGACGCGATCGGCAAGGATTCCGGCAAGGCTCACGTCGTCTTCAAGGCGTCGGCGCAAGCCCACGATGCTGTTGCCAGCACGGTTACGCTCGGCAAATACAGCGTCGAGGTCGACGAACCGCCGGCCCTCGGAGGCGAGAACACGGCCGCCAATCCGGTCGAGTACTACCTCGCGTCACTTCTGTCCTGCCAGGTAGTGACCTACCGCGTCTGGGCGGACAAGCTCGGTATCGCGCTAGACGACATCTCCGCACGCGCCGAGGGCGACCTCGACGTGCGAGGCTTCTTCGGATTCGACGACGCTGTCCGGCCCGGCTTTTCCGAGGTTCGTGTTGTCGTGACACTCACCGGCCCGGAATCGCGTGAGCGCTACCTGGAGTTGCAGGAGACGGTCGACGCTCATTGCCCCGTACTTGATCTCACCCGCAATCCTGTCCCAGTGCATACAGTCGTCGAAACCGCCTGA
- a CDS encoding bifunctional o-acetylhomoserine/o-acetylserine sulfhydrylase: protein MSENTPAPTDPTANWSFETKQVHAGQGPDSATNARALPIYQTTSYVFDSTDHAAALFGLAEPGNIYTRIMNPTQDAVEQRIAALEGGVAALLVASGQAAESFAILNLAEAGDHIVSSPRLYGGTYNLFHYTLPKLGITVDFVEDPDNLDHWREAIRPNTKAFYGETISNPKNDVFDIPGISAIAHENGIPLIVDNTVATPYLIQPLKHGADIVVHSATKYLGGHGTAIAGVIVDGGTFDWTQGRHTNFTTPDPSYHGVTFADLGAPAYALKARVQLLRDLGSAIAPFNAFLISQGIETLSLRIERHVSNAQKVAEFLDGRAEVTSVAYAGLPSSPWHERGKQLAPKGTGAIVAFELEGGVDAGKKFVNALTLHSHVANIGDVRSLVIHPASTTHSQLTPEEQLASGVTPGLVRLAVGIEGIDDILADLEIGLAAAAS, encoded by the coding sequence ATGAGCGAGAACACCCCAGCCCCGACGGATCCGACCGCCAACTGGTCGTTCGAAACCAAGCAGGTCCACGCCGGGCAGGGCCCGGACAGCGCCACCAATGCTCGGGCACTGCCGATCTACCAGACCACCAGCTACGTCTTCGACAGCACGGACCACGCCGCTGCACTCTTCGGCCTCGCCGAACCCGGCAACATCTACACCCGCATCATGAACCCGACGCAGGACGCCGTCGAACAGCGCATCGCCGCCCTCGAAGGCGGAGTCGCGGCTCTGCTGGTCGCGTCCGGTCAGGCCGCGGAGAGCTTCGCGATCCTCAACCTTGCCGAAGCCGGTGACCACATCGTCTCGAGCCCGCGCCTGTACGGCGGCACGTACAACCTTTTCCACTACACGCTGCCCAAGCTCGGCATCACCGTCGACTTCGTCGAAGATCCGGACAACCTCGATCACTGGCGCGAGGCAATCCGTCCGAACACCAAGGCGTTCTACGGCGAAACCATCTCCAACCCGAAGAACGACGTGTTCGACATCCCCGGTATCAGTGCGATTGCCCACGAGAACGGCATCCCGCTGATCGTGGACAACACGGTTGCAACTCCGTACCTCATTCAGCCCCTGAAGCACGGCGCTGACATCGTCGTCCACTCCGCCACCAAATACCTTGGCGGACACGGCACCGCGATCGCCGGCGTCATCGTCGACGGCGGAACCTTCGACTGGACCCAGGGGCGCCACACCAACTTCACCACCCCGGATCCCAGCTACCACGGCGTCACCTTCGCCGACCTCGGTGCGCCCGCCTACGCTCTCAAGGCCCGCGTCCAGCTCCTGCGCGACCTCGGTTCGGCAATCGCACCGTTCAACGCGTTCCTGATCTCGCAAGGCATCGAAACGTTGAGCCTGCGCATCGAGCGCCACGTGTCCAACGCCCAGAAGGTCGCCGAGTTCCTCGACGGCCGCGCCGAGGTGACGTCGGTCGCCTACGCCGGACTGCCGTCATCGCCGTGGCACGAGCGCGGAAAGCAGCTGGCGCCCAAGGGCACCGGCGCGATCGTGGCATTCGAGCTGGAAGGCGGGGTCGATGCTGGCAAGAAGTTCGTCAACGCCCTGACTCTGCACAGCCACGTCGCCAACATCGGTGACGTCCGCTCACTTGTCATCCACCCCGCGTCGACGACGCACTCGCAGCTCACTCCCGAAGAGCAGCTCGCATCCGGAGTCACTCCAGGACTCGTCCGTCTGGCTGTCGGAATCGAAGGAATCGACGATATCCTCGCCGACCTCGAAATCGGTTTGGCTGCAGCAGCTTCCTGA
- the bphC gene encoding biphenyl-2,3-diol 1,2-dioxygenase — protein sequence MTEIRGLGYLRIQTQDVARWRELVVDGLGLAVGSGPEPDGLYLRLDERRSRLIVLPGESDKALAVGWEVRDQFALQRVREAVEKSGVEVEILSETDASYRDAEQVIAFDDPNGNRVEVFFGPVLDHSPLVTPHGGRFVTGDQGLGHVVLPVTRFDEAHAFYTEVLGFLPRGSIRLGGIDAPSPARRVRFMGVNQRHHSLALCPAPPVDEPGLVHLMMEAETLDSVGQALDRVAKLGFTISSTLGRHTNDKMVSFYVRAPGGWDLEFGCEGMLVDETFYTAEEITADSYWGHDWSASEPLAAFTPKS from the coding sequence ATGACTGAAATTCGGGGCCTGGGATATCTCAGGATCCAAACGCAGGACGTGGCTCGCTGGCGCGAGCTCGTGGTTGACGGACTCGGCCTCGCGGTTGGTAGTGGCCCGGAACCCGACGGCCTCTACCTCCGCCTGGACGAGCGTCGCTCGCGACTGATCGTCCTTCCGGGTGAGTCGGACAAGGCACTCGCAGTGGGCTGGGAAGTGCGCGATCAGTTCGCTCTTCAGCGTGTTCGCGAAGCTGTCGAGAAGTCCGGCGTCGAGGTCGAGATCCTCTCCGAGACCGACGCCAGCTACCGCGACGCCGAACAGGTCATCGCATTCGACGATCCCAACGGCAACCGTGTCGAGGTCTTCTTCGGACCGGTTCTCGACCACAGCCCGCTGGTCACCCCGCACGGTGGACGCTTTGTCACCGGCGATCAGGGTCTCGGCCACGTGGTGCTCCCGGTTACGCGTTTCGACGAAGCGCACGCCTTCTACACCGAGGTTCTCGGCTTCCTGCCGCGCGGCTCCATCCGCCTCGGCGGCATCGATGCCCCGTCGCCGGCTCGCCGTGTCCGGTTCATGGGTGTCAACCAGCGTCACCACAGCTTGGCCCTGTGCCCGGCCCCGCCGGTGGACGAGCCCGGTCTGGTGCACCTGATGATGGAGGCCGAGACCCTCGACTCCGTCGGTCAGGCACTCGATCGTGTTGCCAAGCTCGGCTTCACGATCTCCTCGACCCTGGGACGCCACACGAACGACAAGATGGTGTCGTTCTACGTCCGCGCTCCCGGTGGATGGGACCTCGAGTTCGGTTGCGAGGGAATGCTGGTCGACGAAACGTTCTACACCGCTGAGGAAATCACGGCGGACAGCTACTGGGGTCATGACTGGTCGGCAAGCGAACCGCTTGCGGCCTTCACGCCCAAGAGCTAG
- a CDS encoding acyl-CoA dehydrogenase family protein, with translation MGQVLDNISQFADEIRAGGVEGDKLMQLSDGNAKRLRDSGVIRMFQPKEFGGLESHPREFAETAMAIGAMDGATGWVSGIVGVHPWELAFFDKKAQEEVWGENPDTWMASPYAPMGVARPVDGGYILNGRWSFSSGTDHCDWVMIGAVVGDAEGKPVMPPKHLHVLLPRSDYEIDQDSWNVVGLRGTGSKDLIVKDAFLPAYRTIDASKVYDGSAWKEAGRTETLYKFPFSCIFPLGITSSLIGIAEGALACNIAAQRERVTVSGVPIKEDPYVLFAIGEAAAEIAASRAAILETVDRFWDMTEKGQEVSFELRSIGRRTQTAAAWRAVRAVDEIFARSGGGALQLSTPMQRFWRDAHAGLSHAIHVPGSIFHASTLTQLGGEPQGIHRSMI, from the coding sequence ATGGGACAGGTTCTAGACAACATCTCTCAGTTCGCCGACGAGATCCGCGCCGGCGGCGTCGAGGGCGACAAGCTCATGCAGCTGTCGGACGGGAACGCGAAGCGCCTTCGTGATTCCGGCGTCATCCGCATGTTCCAGCCCAAGGAATTCGGTGGGCTGGAATCGCACCCGCGTGAGTTCGCCGAGACGGCAATGGCTATCGGCGCGATGGACGGCGCAACAGGCTGGGTAAGCGGCATCGTCGGCGTCCACCCGTGGGAGCTTGCGTTCTTCGACAAGAAGGCTCAGGAAGAGGTCTGGGGCGAGAACCCGGACACCTGGATGGCTTCCCCGTACGCACCGATGGGTGTTGCCCGTCCCGTCGACGGTGGCTACATCCTCAACGGTCGCTGGTCCTTCTCCTCGGGAACGGATCACTGTGACTGGGTCATGATCGGTGCGGTGGTCGGTGACGCCGAGGGCAAGCCCGTCATGCCGCCGAAGCACCTTCACGTCCTGCTGCCGCGCAGCGATTACGAGATCGACCAGGACAGCTGGAACGTCGTCGGCCTGCGAGGCACCGGTTCCAAGGACCTCATCGTCAAGGACGCTTTCCTCCCCGCCTACCGCACCATCGACGCTTCCAAGGTGTACGACGGAAGCGCGTGGAAGGAAGCCGGCCGCACGGAGACCCTGTACAAGTTCCCGTTCTCCTGCATCTTCCCGCTCGGCATCACGTCCTCACTGATCGGTATCGCCGAAGGTGCTCTGGCCTGCAACATCGCCGCTCAGCGTGAGCGCGTCACGGTCAGCGGTGTCCCGATCAAGGAAGATCCGTACGTTCTCTTTGCCATCGGCGAGGCTGCTGCCGAAATTGCCGCTTCTCGTGCGGCGATCCTCGAGACGGTCGACCGTTTCTGGGACATGACCGAAAAGGGTCAGGAAGTATCGTTCGAGCTTCGTTCCATCGGCCGACGCACGCAGACAGCTGCTGCGTGGCGTGCCGTGCGCGCAGTGGACGAGATCTTCGCTCGTTCCGGCGGCGGGGCACTGCAGCTCAGCACTCCGATGCAGCGATTCTGGCGTGACGCACATGCGGGTCTCTCGCATGCCATCCACGTGCCCGGATCGATCTTCCACGCGTCGACCCTGACTCAGCTCGGTGGCGAGCCGCAGGGCATCCACCGCTCGATGATCTAG
- a CDS encoding alpha/beta fold hydrolase, with translation MTTELSYEDTLKELQTDLGVLRYHEAGDGPPLVLLHGSGPGVTGWRNYRGVLADFAKHFHCYVLEFPGFGVSDPGDGHPMMMAQASVSAFLDGLGLGPVHLIGNSMGGIVATKVAIDEPHRVSKLVTIGGMGKNTFSPGPGEGIKLLMEFTDNPTREGLIRWLQSMVYDPAVVTEQLIEERWALATEPTTLEIARRMYSSKAMAAMGAAAATSTAVPYWAQLNKIKAPTLLTWGRDDRVSPVDMAILPMRDIPNGEVHIFPKCGHWTMIEARDAWVSAVLAFLTRPEADN, from the coding sequence ATGACGACTGAACTGAGCTACGAGGACACTCTGAAAGAGCTGCAGACCGATCTCGGTGTGCTCCGCTATCACGAGGCCGGCGACGGTCCGCCGCTGGTGCTGCTGCACGGATCGGGCCCCGGAGTCACCGGTTGGCGTAACTACCGCGGCGTTCTCGCGGACTTCGCCAAGCACTTCCACTGCTACGTGCTCGAGTTCCCCGGCTTCGGAGTCAGCGACCCAGGCGACGGCCATCCGATGATGATGGCTCAGGCTTCGGTCAGCGCCTTCCTCGACGGACTGGGCCTCGGTCCCGTCCACCTGATCGGCAACTCCATGGGCGGCATCGTTGCCACCAAGGTCGCGATCGACGAACCGCACCGCGTCAGCAAGCTCGTCACCATCGGCGGCATGGGCAAGAACACCTTCTCGCCCGGCCCCGGTGAAGGCATCAAGCTCCTCATGGAATTCACCGACAACCCCACCCGCGAAGGCCTGATCCGCTGGCTGCAGTCGATGGTCTACGACCCCGCCGTGGTCACCGAGCAGCTCATCGAAGAGCGTTGGGCGCTCGCCACCGAGCCGACGACCCTCGAGATCGCGCGTCGTATGTACAGCAGCAAGGCCATGGCCGCCATGGGCGCCGCCGCCGCTACGTCGACGGCCGTTCCGTACTGGGCGCAGCTCAACAAGATCAAGGCTCCGACCCTGCTCACCTGGGGCCGCGATGACCGCGTCAGCCCTGTCGACATGGCGATTCTGCCGATGCGCGACATCCCCAACGGTGAAGTGCACATCTTCCCCAAGTGCGGCCACTGGACGATGATCGAAGCCCGCGACGCGTGGGTCTCGGCCGTTCTTGCCTTCCTCACCCGCCCGGAAGCCGACAACTGA
- a CDS encoding IclR family transcriptional regulator → MTIVEINDTMTTTQPTSAQVKKDLPPSMVERMTLILDAFDGRAARLTLEEVACRTQLPRSTVHRILDQLVKLDWVDHASFGYCLGRRALGLGGGDGGHSQIREAAAPLLHELHLQTGMVVHLSVLDGRESVYLDKVGGRFAAALPSRVGGRVLAHSTAGGKAMLAWIDPERVDALFGATLPRCTENTIAEIGILHQELNRIRQRRGLAFERGESARGLACVAAAIRGHDGPVGSIALCGDMRTAQLERVAPLVVDAAREVSRSLYPELGAPRRGRKAPPIPANTFSADTMDRLLAASTEQWI, encoded by the coding sequence ATGACCATCGTTGAAATCAACGACACCATGACCACTACTCAGCCGACCAGTGCTCAGGTCAAAAAGGACCTGCCGCCGTCGATGGTCGAGCGGATGACGTTGATTCTCGACGCCTTCGACGGACGCGCCGCACGGCTGACCCTGGAAGAGGTGGCGTGCCGCACGCAGTTGCCGCGCTCCACCGTCCACCGCATTCTCGATCAGCTCGTGAAGCTCGACTGGGTCGACCATGCATCGTTCGGCTACTGCCTCGGACGGCGTGCACTCGGGCTCGGTGGCGGCGATGGTGGCCACAGCCAGATTCGTGAAGCCGCTGCGCCCCTCTTGCACGAGCTGCACCTGCAGACCGGAATGGTTGTGCACCTTTCTGTGCTCGACGGCCGCGAAAGCGTCTACCTCGACAAGGTCGGCGGCCGTTTTGCCGCTGCGCTCCCGTCACGGGTCGGTGGCCGCGTTCTTGCGCACTCCACCGCGGGTGGCAAGGCAATGCTCGCGTGGATCGACCCCGAGCGCGTCGACGCTTTGTTCGGCGCGACCCTTCCGCGCTGTACCGAGAACACCATCGCGGAGATCGGCATTTTGCATCAGGAACTCAACCGCATCCGTCAGCGCCGTGGCTTGGCCTTCGAGCGCGGTGAATCCGCTCGCGGTCTGGCGTGCGTGGCAGCGGCGATTCGTGGGCATGACGGTCCCGTCGGCAGCATCGCGCTGTGTGGCGACATGCGGACAGCTCAGCTCGAACGAGTTGCCCCGTTGGTAGTCGACGCGGCCCGTGAGGTCTCGCGGTCCCTGTACCCCGAACTGGGTGCGCCGCGCCGTGGCCGCAAGGCTCCTCCGATCCCGGCCAACACCTTCTCGGCAGACACGATGGACCGTCTTCTGGCGGCGTCCACCGAGCAGTGGATCTGA
- a CDS encoding TIGR03619 family F420-dependent LLM class oxidoreductase, whose amino-acid sequence MHLGLVTPVLIQHPSTRSDWEATAEIDEVARIAETADRLGFHHLTCSEHIAVPTETAEERGGTYWDPLATLGYLAARTRTIRLATQVLVLGYHHPLEIAKRYGTLDRVSNGRLVLGLGVGTLKEEFDLVNAPFADRGARADDALAALRTSLSTPLPEYHGEFYDYSGFVVEPHAVQPRVPLWIGGRTKRSLRRALTHGDGWVPFGLRLSELADMLAAAPLPENFDVVLSTGAAFDPLGDPERVVRSLTRVRDAGATIASTSISASSADHFGEQLEELHRLALAEGVEFT is encoded by the coding sequence ATGCACCTCGGACTTGTCACACCGGTACTGATCCAGCACCCCAGCACCCGATCAGACTGGGAAGCCACGGCCGAGATCGACGAGGTCGCACGGATCGCCGAAACTGCCGATCGCCTCGGTTTTCACCATCTGACCTGCAGCGAACATATCGCAGTTCCCACCGAAACAGCCGAAGAACGCGGCGGAACATACTGGGATCCGCTCGCAACTCTCGGATATCTCGCAGCCCGAACACGCACAATTCGGCTCGCAACCCAAGTGCTCGTGCTGGGATACCACCACCCACTGGAGATCGCGAAGCGCTACGGAACGCTGGATCGGGTCAGCAACGGCCGACTTGTTCTGGGCCTCGGAGTCGGAACGCTGAAAGAAGAATTCGATCTTGTAAACGCTCCGTTCGCCGATCGTGGAGCGCGCGCCGACGACGCCCTTGCCGCGCTGCGCACCTCGCTCTCCACTCCGCTCCCGGAGTACCACGGCGAGTTCTACGACTACTCGGGATTTGTTGTCGAGCCCCACGCCGTCCAACCGCGCGTGCCACTGTGGATCGGCGGCCGCACCAAGCGCTCACTGCGCCGAGCACTCACGCACGGCGACGGTTGGGTGCCCTTCGGACTGCGTCTCTCGGAACTTGCGGACATGCTCGCGGCAGCTCCGCTTCCCGAGAACTTCGACGTCGTCCTGTCCACCGGCGCAGCCTTCGATCCGCTCGGCGACCCGGAACGCGTCGTCCGCTCACTCACCCGAGTCCGCGACGCCGGTGCCACCATCGCCAGCACGTCGATCAGCGCGTCGAGCGCCGATCACTTCGGTGAACAGCTCGAAGAGCTTCACCGCCTCGCCCTCGCCGAGGGCGTCGAATTCACCTGA
- a CDS encoding nuclear transport factor 2 family protein yields the protein MTDATALSDSLALVESLIARVELLEDKLAITELLTAYSPAVDSGSADEVANLWLEDGVYDVDTGAMHGRGELRAMVRSASHQNWIMNGAAHMMTPAHIRIDGNKAVATCHSQLVIKDPENPSGFKVLRITANRWELVKNDGVWKVELRTNALLDGRPEARALLAAGVAN from the coding sequence ATGACCGACGCCACCGCACTGAGCGACTCTCTCGCCCTGGTCGAATCACTGATTGCCCGAGTCGAACTGCTCGAAGACAAGTTGGCGATCACCGAGCTGCTCACCGCGTACAGCCCCGCCGTCGACAGCGGATCTGCCGACGAAGTCGCAAACCTGTGGCTCGAGGACGGCGTCTACGACGTCGACACGGGAGCTATGCACGGCCGCGGCGAACTGCGTGCCATGGTGCGCAGTGCCTCTCATCAGAACTGGATCATGAACGGTGCGGCGCACATGATGACGCCGGCGCACATCCGCATCGACGGCAACAAAGCCGTCGCCACCTGCCACTCGCAGCTCGTGATCAAGGACCCCGAGAACCCGTCCGGATTCAAGGTCCTCCGCATCACCGCGAACCGGTGGGAACTGGTCAAGAACGACGGCGTCTGGAAGGTCGAATTGCGTACAAACGCGCTCCTCGACGGTCGCCCCGAAGCCCGCGCCCTCCTGGCCGCCGGGGTGGCGAACTAG
- a CDS encoding acyl-CoA synthetase, which translates to MSLNLADLYEGVTDLISDRTALVCDGRRRTYAELDEGSNRIAHHLASVGVGPGDHVALHMRNSIEYVESLLGCLKIRAVPINVNYRYVDAELTYLYNDSMSVALIVDEEFADTVSSILPTTPGIKHVVVVGEADLVGVDSISYDVATQAQSAKRDFGPRSEDDLFVIYTGGTTGMPKGVMWRHEDFYFAALTGGNPFGPPHVKAEDLYAAVPHVPAMNMLSTAPLMHGAASYSLFTGFFMGANAILMARFDAKKTLQLAGSEKAVSITVVGDAMARPLADELATNAAEYDLGTVGMVSSGGALFSLSLREQLKSILPNLIIRDGFGSSESGVDGNLEIGADGLMRIAARDETRVVDERMRPLEPGSPDTGYIARSGHVPVGYFNDPVKTAATFPVVDGVRMSVLGDIGRVEADGSIVLLGRGSQCINTGGEKVYPEEVEQALKSHPAVLDALVAGVPDDKFGERVAAVITTREGFDVPNLAEIGEHCASQVARYKVPRTVVSVSEIRRSPSGKADYRWAKATLAEAN; encoded by the coding sequence GTGTCACTGAATTTGGCAGATCTGTACGAGGGTGTAACGGACTTGATCTCGGATCGCACGGCACTTGTGTGCGACGGGCGTCGACGGACCTACGCGGAACTCGACGAAGGCTCCAACCGCATCGCCCATCACCTCGCGAGTGTGGGCGTCGGGCCGGGCGATCACGTTGCGCTGCACATGCGCAACAGCATCGAATATGTCGAAAGTTTGTTGGGCTGCCTCAAGATTCGCGCAGTGCCGATCAACGTCAACTACCGCTACGTCGATGCCGAGTTGACGTACCTCTACAACGATTCCATGTCGGTCGCGCTCATCGTCGACGAGGAGTTTGCCGACACCGTTTCGTCGATCCTGCCGACAACTCCGGGCATCAAGCATGTTGTCGTCGTTGGTGAAGCCGACCTCGTCGGCGTCGACAGCATCAGTTACGACGTTGCAACGCAGGCCCAGTCGGCCAAGCGGGACTTCGGGCCACGCAGCGAAGACGATCTGTTCGTCATCTACACCGGCGGCACCACTGGTATGCCCAAGGGTGTCATGTGGCGTCACGAGGACTTCTACTTCGCCGCCCTCACCGGCGGAAACCCGTTCGGTCCTCCGCATGTCAAGGCCGAAGATCTGTACGCCGCCGTGCCGCACGTCCCCGCGATGAACATGCTCAGCACCGCCCCGCTGATGCACGGCGCAGCATCCTACTCGTTGTTCACCGGATTCTTCATGGGCGCCAACGCAATTCTGATGGCACGATTCGACGCGAAGAAGACGCTTCAGCTTGCCGGAAGCGAAAAGGCAGTCTCCATCACCGTCGTCGGAGACGCGATGGCACGCCCGCTCGCCGACGAATTGGCTACGAATGCCGCGGAGTACGACCTCGGCACGGTGGGCATGGTCTCCTCCGGCGGAGCACTGTTCTCACTCTCCCTACGTGAGCAGTTGAAGTCGATTCTTCCGAACCTGATCATCCGCGACGGTTTCGGTTCGTCTGAGTCCGGCGTCGACGGCAACCTCGAGATCGGCGCAGACGGCTTGATGCGGATCGCTGCTCGCGACGAGACTCGTGTTGTCGACGAGCGGATGCGTCCGCTCGAGCCCGGTTCACCGGATACCGGGTACATCGCCCGTTCCGGTCACGTTCCGGTCGGATACTTCAACGATCCCGTGAAGACAGCAGCTACGTTCCCCGTCGTCGACGGTGTTCGTATGTCTGTGCTCGGCGATATCGGCCGCGTGGAAGCCGACGGTTCGATCGTTCTGCTGGGCCGCGGTTCTCAGTGCATCAACACCGGTGGCGAGAAGGTGTACCCCGAAGAGGTCGAGCAGGCACTCAAGAGCCATCCTGCGGTTCTCGACGCTCTGGTCGCGGGTGTGCCGGACGATAAGTTCGGCGAGCGCGTGGCTGCGGTCATCACCACTCGTGAAGGTTTCGACGTTCCGAACCTCGCCGAAATCGGTGAGCATTGCGCGTCGCAGGTCGCTCGGTACAAGGTGCCTCGTACCGTCGTGAGTGTGTCGGAGATCCGGCGCTCTCCCAGCGGTAAGGCCGACTACCGTTGGGCTAAAGCAACTTTGGCAGAAGCTAACTAG